One part of the bacterium genome encodes these proteins:
- a CDS encoding CoA pyrophosphatase, whose translation MAAIQGLLTDPEALRTRIRDALAARGGAPRPLAPGLRRAAVLLPIVHSGGEAALLLTKRTDTVERHKGQISLPGGVIEPDESPQAAAVRETSEEIGVRVEDITILGSLTEEETVVSGFVLAPFVGSIPYPYPFRLSPGEVQAVLEVPIRVLLDPRNVRTETWDRGGDPRLIYFYSIGSDLVWGATARVITQFLQVVFDVSIPHSAGRG comes from the coding sequence GTGGCGGCAATCCAAGGACTGCTGACGGACCCTGAGGCACTTCGAACGCGTATCCGCGATGCTCTTGCCGCGCGGGGTGGGGCGCCCAGGCCGCTGGCCCCCGGGCTGAGACGCGCGGCCGTGCTGCTCCCCATCGTGCACAGCGGGGGGGAGGCGGCGCTGCTGCTCACGAAGCGGACCGATACGGTCGAGCGCCACAAGGGGCAGATCTCGCTACCGGGGGGGGTGATCGAACCGGACGAGTCGCCACAGGCGGCCGCGGTCCGGGAGACCAGCGAGGAAATCGGGGTGCGGGTTGAGGACATCACCATCCTGGGGTCCCTGACGGAGGAGGAGACCGTGGTCTCCGGGTTCGTCCTCGCCCCGTTCGTCGGCAGCATCCCGTACCCTTACCCGTTTCGGCTGAGCCCGGGCGAGGTGCAGGCGGTGCTCGAGGTGCCCATTCGCGTGCTGCTCGATCCCCGGAACGTCCGGACGGAGACGTGGGATCGAGGGGGCGACCCCCGGCTGATCTATTTCTATTCGATCGGATCGGACCTGGTCTGGGGGGCCACCGCCCGGGTGATCACCCAGTTTCTCCAGGTGGTGTTCGACGTCTCGATCCCCCACAGCGCGGGCCGGGGGTAG